In the genome of Syntrophorhabdaceae bacterium, the window CGGTGATCTTGGCGGCCCGTTTGAAGTCGAGGATGTCAAGGCCCTCGCCGAGGTCCCAATGGGCCTTCGGCTCAAAATCAAAGGAAGGCTTGTCACCCCAGGTTTTGACGACCTCGTTATCCTCGTCGTTCGTCCCGACGGGAACGGAAGCATCGGGAATATTGGGGATAATAAGAAGGAGCTGTTCCCATTCCTCTTCGACCGCCTTGAGGTCCTGTCCCGTCTCTTCGATCCTTCCGCCCAGCGAGCGCTGGTATTCTATCTTGTCCGAGGCCTCGCCGCCGGCTTTCCTCAGCTTTGCGATCTCGTTGGAAAGAGTGTTCTTTTCATTCTTCAATTTCTCCGATTCCTGGATGAGCCTGCGGCGCTTTTCGTCCAATTCGACCAGTTTACCGGCGTCGAAAGAAGCCTGTCTTCTTGCGAGGGCGGTCTTCACGGCCTCAATATTGTCGCGGATCATTCTTGGGTCGATCATTTAATCCTCCAGGATGTGAGAGTTGAATTCCATGGGTTTATAGGTATAAACGGTGCCGCTGATGGTGGAGAGGGCCTGGCCTCCGGCCAGGAGCTGCACGTTCTTCGCCTTTGTGAAGTTTGCCAGAAAGGAATTGACTATGGCATAGACCGTCTGTATCTCCATCAAGGGATCGAGCTTCAGGAGGGCTATGTCGGGCGTGAAATTGAGTATCAGGGTCCCGTCTGTATCGGATGCAAACTCGGTAAGGGAGAGGGTATCGGGAAGCACCTTGCCGTTCTTCAGCCCCAGTATGATCTCGTCGGCTGTTTCCTTGTCCGTCAGGGTGGTTTTGATGGGGAGGCTTTTCAGCTCCAGTTTTCCCGGCAGGGATGGGACGTAGATCTTCAGTTTGCCTGTTTCCTCGACGATGACAGTTTTGGGGGGGTGGGGCACCTTTACATATTTGAATGCAAAGAACCCCGCCGCCGCGACGGCAATGACAGCGAGTGCGATGATATAGGGAGTCCGGACGGGCCTTGCGTGGCCGCGAGGTTTCCCTTCGATATAGATGTCCTGTTTCTTCCTTCTCATCTTGTTTCTCGTTTGTACTCCTCAATGAGATTGCCCGATGTCATGATGCGGAAGATGGGATAGATGGCGGATTTGCGGAAGGCGTCAAGGAAGTTTTCGTGGATCTCTCTCTTGAAGGCGGCGCTCATGTCTTCGAGGATAATGGTGGCAAAGTCGTTGCATACGGCATCGAAAGCGGTTGCGAGGACGCAGAAATGCGTATTGATCCCGCCTACTGCCACCGTGTCGACGCCGAGTGTCCTCAGCGTCTGGTCCAGATCGGTCTTGAAAAAAGCGCTGAAGCGGCGCTTGTCGAGGATGATGTCGGACGCTTCGGGCTCCAGTTCGGAAAGGGGTTTTGTCCCCTGTGTTCCCCGGATGGCGTGGGGTTTCATGCGGCCCTTGAAAATGAAATCATTCTCCATGAAACTGTCGCAGGCAAAGATCACGGGGATGCCAAGCGTGCGGGCTGTTTTGAGGAAGTCCCTCACGACGGGAACGATCTTCTCTTCCTCCTTGATACCCTGGAGGGGCTTGCTGTAGTTTCCTTCGAGCATGTCGATAATGATAATGGCTGGTTTCATGATCTGTCCTTTTGTGGGTCCTTGAGGAATAAGGTGACGAAGTTATCGCGCATGAGCGCGGCCAGTTCCCCGGCCTCCATGCGGCGCTCCCTTGCGATGGCCTCGATGGTTATTTTCACGTAGGCGGGGACGTTTCGTTTCCCGCGATGGGGCACGGGGGTCAGGAAAGGCGCGTCAGTCTCAGCCAGGAGCCGATCAGCCGGGATGAACCGCACCACGTCCCTGAGGCCTCCGGCCGTTTTGTATGTGACGGTTCCGGGAATGGAGATGAAAAATCCCATGTCGAGGAACTCCTTCGCCGCTGCAAGATCATATGAATAACAGTGGATCACACCGTATCCGCCGGGATACTCGCTTTTAAGGATGTCAAGAGTCTCCTTTTTCGCCTCCCGGGAATGGACTATGATGGGCAGGCCCAGTTCCTGCGCCAGCGCGAGCTGCCTCACAAAGACCCTTTTCTGGACCTCCCGGGGAGAGTGATTCTTGAAGAGGTCGAGACCGACCTCCCCATACCCGACGATCTTCGGATGCCGTGCCGCCTGCCGGATGACACCCTCGACCCTGTCATCGAAATCCTTCGCGTTATGAGGATGAATGCCGATGGCCCCGTAGATGAAGGGATACCGGTCGATAAGCTCCCTTACCCTGCCGAAATAGGATTCTTCCGTCCCCACGGTGAGGATATATTCAAGCCCTTCATCAACACAATCCTTCACAACCTGTTCCAGATCCTTGTGGAAGTCTTCCATTTCAAGATGACAGTGGGAATCAACAAACATGGCTTTCTTATATCATATTAGCGAGGGC includes:
- a CDS encoding GerMN domain-containing protein — translated: MRRKKQDIYIEGKPRGHARPVRTPYIIALAVIAVAAAGFFAFKYVKVPHPPKTVIVEETGKLKIYVPSLPGKLELKSLPIKTTLTDKETADEIILGLKNGKVLPDTLSLTEFASDTDGTLILNFTPDIALLKLDPLMEIQTVYAIVNSFLANFTKAKNVQLLAGGQALSTISGTVYTYKPMEFNSHILED
- a CDS encoding cysteine hydrolase, with translation MKPAIIIIDMLEGNYSKPLQGIKEEEKIVPVVRDFLKTARTLGIPVIFACDSFMENDFIFKGRMKPHAIRGTQGTKPLSELEPEASDIILDKRRFSAFFKTDLDQTLRTLGVDTVAVGGINTHFCVLATAFDAVCNDFATIILEDMSAAFKREIHENFLDAFRKSAIYPIFRIMTSGNLIEEYKRETR
- a CDS encoding TatD family hydrolase; protein product: MFVDSHCHLEMEDFHKDLEQVVKDCVDEGLEYILTVGTEESYFGRVRELIDRYPFIYGAIGIHPHNAKDFDDRVEGVIRQAARHPKIVGYGEVGLDLFKNHSPREVQKRVFVRQLALAQELGLPIIVHSREAKKETLDILKSEYPGGYGVIHCYSYDLAAAKEFLDMGFFISIPGTVTYKTAGGLRDVVRFIPADRLLAETDAPFLTPVPHRGKRNVPAYVKITIEAIARERRMEAGELAALMRDNFVTLFLKDPQKDRS